A portion of the Stigmatella aurantiaca DW4/3-1 genome contains these proteins:
- a CDS encoding TonB-dependent receptor domain-containing protein: MPSNPRKTALALAVLVSGSAGIASAQEAAPPAPPAPPAVAAPPAPPPAPAEVPIEPPPPPDASSSAPGPAPVAIPPPPTPAAPPARPARPQAQRPAEEPPPEEYVEEIVVTGSRIPRKELTTAAPVTVLDKAQIEATGRTSIAEILQNLPEQSNAINTQYNNGGDGSSRVNLRGIGASRTLVLLNGRRHVAGGTGANSSVDLNAIPTVAIQRIEVLKDGGSAVYGSDAIGGVVNIITRQDYSGTELRAFTGISTKGDGLLYDLSLTTGQSTERGNILFSAGYYTQKDVFAGDRSYSLYDRAYNFNSRRITTSGSTTTPPGAIIEDSRDTGAGNAAWEGLSGSGSGAYYRGADGWRNFDTSGVTDAGGDLFNYQPDNYLVTPQERAHVYANGGLRLGAQTRAFFEATYVNRQSSQQLASEPLNTVGEGVVVSADNVYNPFNRNFNDVRRRLNEFGTRDYEQDINTFRVVTGLQGKLPEGLGFLEGWGWEASFNHGRTTGVELKEGNLRLSRLQSAVGPSFIDPASGAAVCGTPDAPIDGCVPLNLFGGEGTITPEMRDYLSYRGTRRGNTQQTVLSANLGGELFRLFPSARALGLALGYEHRREAGSNIPDPLTNSGDTTGNKIAATEGSYYVNEGYLELSIPVLGGTNSQTGDAYDIWEVSGAARAFNYNTFGSGATYKIGTRVSPIPDITLRSTYSTAFRAPAVNELYLGSTDSFDDVTDPCSGRTPGTEIDRRCTEAGVPADFEDARSQQRAVVGGNRDLEPEKAKILTVGAVFQPRWVKDLSATVDYYLVDVDEAIQSVGTSVILNNCYNNGTYCDRIVRLPGGLIDTISNPLSNVGGNTTSGIDISLRYQPQTPYGRFGFGIDATWLAKFEQEFSDGQIIDGKNNYDLELVLPDWKANFGVNWALDPISAGINVRWLNGYKECQANSCSVDEGEPAPLSRDVSSYYTVDLNAAYTWMTKVGNTTAQVGVNNVLNRAPVRLYAGFLADSDASTYDYMGRYFYARLSHEFY; the protein is encoded by the coding sequence ATGCCATCCAACCCCAGAAAGACTGCTCTGGCCCTGGCCGTGCTCGTGTCCGGCTCCGCAGGAATCGCTTCTGCCCAGGAGGCCGCGCCCCCCGCGCCCCCCGCGCCTCCCGCGGTGGCCGCCCCTCCAGCGCCTCCGCCGGCCCCTGCTGAAGTGCCCATCGAGCCGCCGCCTCCCCCCGATGCCTCGTCGTCCGCGCCGGGCCCGGCGCCGGTGGCCATTCCGCCTCCGCCCACGCCCGCGGCCCCTCCAGCCCGGCCCGCGAGGCCTCAGGCCCAGAGGCCCGCCGAGGAGCCGCCTCCCGAGGAGTACGTGGAGGAGATCGTCGTCACCGGCTCGCGCATTCCGCGCAAGGAGCTGACCACGGCGGCCCCCGTCACGGTGCTCGACAAGGCGCAGATCGAAGCCACGGGCCGCACCTCCATCGCGGAGATCCTCCAGAACCTCCCGGAGCAGTCGAACGCCATCAACACGCAGTACAACAACGGCGGTGACGGCTCCTCGCGCGTCAACCTCCGCGGCATCGGCGCCTCCCGCACCCTGGTGCTCCTCAACGGGCGCCGTCACGTGGCGGGCGGCACTGGCGCGAACTCCTCGGTGGACCTGAACGCCATCCCCACGGTGGCCATCCAGCGCATCGAGGTCCTCAAGGACGGCGGCTCGGCCGTGTATGGCTCGGACGCCATCGGCGGCGTGGTGAACATCATCACCCGTCAGGACTACTCCGGTACCGAGCTGCGGGCCTTCACCGGCATCTCGACGAAGGGCGACGGCCTGCTCTATGACCTGAGCCTGACCACCGGTCAGAGCACCGAGCGCGGCAACATCCTCTTCTCCGCGGGCTACTACACGCAGAAGGATGTGTTCGCCGGGGACCGCAGCTACAGCCTGTATGACCGGGCCTACAACTTCAACAGCCGGCGCATCACCACCTCGGGCAGCACGACGACGCCCCCGGGCGCCATCATCGAGGACTCCCGTGACACGGGCGCGGGCAACGCGGCTTGGGAGGGGCTGTCTGGGAGCGGCTCGGGGGCGTATTACCGGGGCGCGGACGGGTGGCGTAACTTCGATACGTCGGGGGTCACGGACGCAGGCGGAGACCTGTTCAACTACCAGCCGGACAACTACCTGGTGACGCCGCAGGAGCGCGCCCACGTGTACGCCAACGGCGGTCTGCGGTTGGGAGCACAGACGCGCGCCTTCTTCGAGGCCACGTACGTCAACCGCCAGTCGAGCCAGCAGCTCGCCTCGGAGCCGCTCAACACGGTGGGTGAGGGCGTCGTCGTCTCCGCGGACAACGTCTACAACCCGTTCAACCGCAACTTCAATGACGTGCGCCGGCGCCTCAACGAGTTCGGCACCCGCGACTACGAGCAGGACATCAACACCTTCCGCGTCGTCACCGGCTTGCAGGGCAAACTGCCCGAAGGGCTGGGCTTCCTCGAAGGCTGGGGCTGGGAGGCGTCCTTCAACCACGGCCGCACCACGGGCGTGGAGCTCAAGGAGGGCAACCTGCGGCTGAGCCGGCTTCAGTCCGCGGTGGGCCCCAGCTTCATCGATCCTGCCTCGGGGGCCGCGGTGTGCGGCACCCCGGACGCGCCCATCGATGGGTGTGTGCCGCTGAACCTGTTTGGCGGCGAGGGCACCATCACCCCGGAGATGCGCGACTACCTGAGCTACCGGGGCACCCGGCGTGGCAACACCCAGCAGACGGTGCTCTCGGCGAACCTGGGAGGCGAGCTGTTCCGCCTGTTCCCCTCGGCGCGCGCCCTGGGGCTCGCCCTGGGTTACGAGCACCGGCGTGAGGCGGGCTCCAACATCCCGGATCCGCTGACCAACTCGGGTGACACCACGGGCAACAAGATCGCTGCCACCGAGGGCAGCTACTACGTGAACGAGGGCTACCTGGAGTTGTCCATCCCCGTGCTCGGCGGGACGAACTCCCAGACGGGCGACGCCTACGACATCTGGGAAGTGTCCGGCGCGGCGCGGGCCTTCAACTACAACACGTTCGGTTCGGGGGCGACCTACAAAATTGGCACCCGCGTGAGCCCCATCCCGGACATCACGCTGCGCTCCACGTACTCCACGGCCTTCCGCGCGCCGGCGGTGAACGAGCTCTACCTGGGCAGCACCGACAGCTTCGATGACGTGACGGATCCCTGCTCTGGCCGGACGCCGGGCACGGAGATCGACCGGCGCTGCACCGAAGCGGGCGTGCCGGCGGACTTCGAGGATGCTCGCTCGCAGCAGCGCGCCGTCGTGGGCGGTAACCGGGACCTGGAGCCCGAGAAGGCGAAGATCCTCACGGTGGGCGCGGTGTTCCAGCCCCGCTGGGTGAAGGATCTGTCGGCCACGGTGGACTACTACCTGGTCGATGTGGACGAGGCGATCCAGTCGGTGGGCACCAGCGTCATCCTGAACAACTGCTACAACAACGGCACGTACTGCGACCGCATCGTGCGTCTGCCGGGCGGCCTCATCGACACCATCTCGAACCCGCTGTCCAACGTGGGCGGCAACACCACCTCGGGCATCGACATCTCGCTGCGCTACCAGCCGCAGACGCCGTACGGCCGCTTCGGGTTCGGCATCGATGCGACCTGGCTGGCGAAGTTCGAGCAGGAGTTCTCGGATGGCCAGATCATCGATGGAAAGAACAACTACGACCTGGAACTGGTGCTGCCGGATTGGAAGGCCAACTTCGGGGTGAACTGGGCCCTGGATCCGATCTCCGCGGGCATCAACGTCCGTTGGCTGAACGGCTACAAGGAGTGCCAGGCCAACTCCTGCAGCGTGGATGAGGGCGAGCCCGCGCCGCTGTCCCGCGACGTGTCCTCCTACTACACGGTGGATCTCAACGCCGCGTACACGTGGATGACGAAGGTGGGCAACACCACGGCGCAGGTGGGCGTGAACAACGTCCTCAACCGCGCGCCGGTCCGCCTGTACGCCGGTTTCCTCGCGGACTCCGACGCGTCGACGTACGACTACATGGGCCGGTACTTCTACGCCCGTCTGTCGCACGAGTTCTACTGA
- a CDS encoding zf-HC2 domain-containing protein, whose product MKACQDYEVLLTLHAAGALAPAEQAQVRAHLDTCAACQGEARRTAGVLSQVALPPVSALEEARQQALPRQVVSRWRREQVQRAVRLRNVGALMASAAAVMLVLTMTLPGRTSFRSGALSTEAMPLSETETLFEQWASADPLQDELDMTLGDDEAAWMDGEADLASDELLFLP is encoded by the coding sequence ATGAAAGCCTGCCAGGACTACGAAGTGCTGCTGACGTTGCACGCCGCGGGGGCGCTGGCGCCCGCCGAGCAGGCCCAGGTGCGAGCCCACCTGGACACGTGCGCGGCGTGCCAGGGCGAAGCACGGCGCACCGCGGGGGTGCTCTCCCAGGTGGCGTTGCCGCCGGTCTCCGCCTTGGAGGAAGCCCGACAGCAGGCCCTGCCCCGGCAGGTGGTGAGCCGCTGGCGGCGGGAGCAGGTCCAGCGGGCGGTGCGGCTGCGCAACGTGGGCGCCCTGATGGCCTCGGCGGCCGCGGTGATGCTGGTGCTCACGATGACGCTGCCGGGACGGACCTCCTTCCGCTCCGGCGCGCTGTCCACCGAGGCCATGCCGCTTTCGGAGACCGAGACCCTCTTCGAGCAGTGGGCCTCCGCGGACCCCTTGCAAGATGAGCTGGACATGACCCTGGGCGACGACGAGGCAGCCTGGATGGATGGCGAAGCGGACCTGGCCTCGGACGAGCTGCTCTTCCTCCCCTGA
- a CDS encoding amidase produces MSRSRRQFLTHTALGLAGAVSASRPAEAAAADAGSPSASPPGSPPTFGTSPSAGPEVSVATFAEAEKLAQVRYTPQERAQAVENWSAMMAPLLERRTGPRQVALEPTVAPASQWNPALPGLKTGPARNRFVRSKNTAGPLPSKDEDIAFAPVTALSRWIESRALSSERLTSLYLERLRRLDPQLKCVITLTPELALQQARRADAEIAAGRYRGPLHGIPWGAKDLVDTAGIATTYGAEPFRNRIPSEDATAVARLHQAGAVLVAKLSLGALALNDIWFGGQTKNPWFLDEGASGSSAGPGAATAAGCVGFSLGSETGGSIISPSMRCGITGLRPTFGRVPRTGAMTLCWSLDKLGPMTRTVEDSLLVLSALSGPDAGDVASVPSKLDFDATAGVKGLRVGYVPAWMEQSPATEVDRAALETLKQLGLKPVAVQLPDWPYSSLHVILFAEAAAAFEELTLSHGVDTMAMQVPDAWPNLFRQGRFLSAVDMVQADRLRRKVAGEMARVMADVDVLLVPSLREDILTITNHTGHPSLTLRTGFIEIDRARSDWAPDPKKPVVPFSPKRRMPHGVTLIGRLFEEGTLGRVGMALERASGVSEERPAGF; encoded by the coding sequence ATGTCCCGCTCGCGCAGACAGTTTCTGACCCACACCGCGCTGGGGCTTGCCGGAGCCGTCTCCGCGAGCCGGCCCGCGGAGGCCGCCGCCGCCGATGCGGGTTCTCCCTCCGCCTCGCCCCCCGGCTCTCCGCCCACCTTCGGCACCTCGCCCTCCGCGGGTCCGGAGGTGAGCGTGGCCACCTTCGCCGAGGCGGAGAAGCTCGCCCAGGTGCGGTACACCCCCCAGGAACGCGCCCAGGCCGTGGAGAATTGGAGCGCCATGATGGCCCCGCTCCTGGAGCGGCGCACGGGCCCTCGCCAGGTGGCGCTGGAGCCCACCGTGGCCCCCGCCTCCCAGTGGAATCCGGCGCTCCCCGGCCTCAAGACGGGCCCCGCGCGCAACCGCTTCGTGCGGAGCAAGAACACGGCCGGTCCGCTTCCCTCCAAGGACGAGGACATCGCCTTCGCCCCGGTGACCGCCCTCTCCCGCTGGATTGAGTCCCGCGCGTTGAGTTCCGAGCGGCTCACCTCCCTCTACCTGGAGCGGCTGCGGCGCTTGGATCCCCAGCTCAAGTGCGTCATCACGCTGACGCCCGAGCTGGCGCTCCAGCAAGCGCGCCGCGCGGATGCGGAGATCGCCGCGGGCCGGTACCGGGGCCCCCTGCATGGCATCCCCTGGGGCGCCAAGGATCTCGTCGACACGGCGGGCATCGCCACGACCTACGGCGCCGAGCCCTTCCGCAACCGGATCCCTTCTGAAGACGCCACGGCCGTCGCGAGGCTGCACCAGGCGGGCGCGGTGCTCGTCGCCAAGCTGAGCCTCGGGGCGTTGGCCTTGAATGACATCTGGTTCGGCGGTCAGACGAAGAACCCCTGGTTCCTGGACGAGGGCGCTTCAGGCAGCAGCGCCGGGCCGGGGGCGGCCACGGCGGCGGGCTGTGTGGGGTTCTCCCTGGGCAGCGAGACGGGGGGCAGCATCATCTCTCCCTCCATGCGCTGTGGAATCACCGGGCTGCGGCCCACCTTTGGGCGCGTGCCCCGCACGGGGGCCATGACGCTGTGCTGGTCACTCGACAAGCTGGGGCCCATGACCCGGACCGTGGAAGATTCGCTGCTGGTCCTCTCGGCGCTCTCCGGGCCCGACGCGGGCGACGTGGCGAGTGTCCCGAGCAAGCTCGACTTCGATGCCACCGCGGGCGTGAAGGGGCTGCGCGTGGGCTACGTGCCAGCCTGGATGGAGCAGAGCCCGGCCACGGAGGTGGACCGGGCCGCACTCGAAACGCTGAAGCAACTGGGGCTGAAGCCGGTGGCGGTTCAGCTGCCCGATTGGCCTTACTCCTCCCTCCACGTCATCCTCTTCGCCGAGGCGGCGGCGGCGTTCGAGGAACTCACGCTCAGCCATGGCGTCGACACGATGGCCATGCAGGTGCCGGACGCCTGGCCCAACCTCTTCCGGCAGGGCCGCTTCCTGTCGGCCGTGGACATGGTGCAGGCGGACCGGCTGCGGCGGAAGGTGGCCGGAGAGATGGCGCGGGTGATGGCGGACGTGGACGTGCTCCTGGTCCCCTCCCTGCGCGAGGACATCCTCACCATCACCAACCACACGGGCCACCCCTCGCTCACGCTGCGCACGGGCTTCATCGAGATCGACCGGGCGCGGAGTGACTGGGCGCCGGATCCCAAGAAGCCCGTGGTGCCGTTCTCGCCCAAGAGGCGCATGCCCCACGGCGTGACGCTCATTGGCAGACTCTTCGAGGAAGGCACCCTCGGCCGGGTCGGGATGGCGCTGGAGCGTGCCTCGGGCGTGTCAGAAGAGCGCCCAGCGGGATTCTGA
- the uvrA gene encoding excinuclease ABC subunit UvrA — protein sequence MHKTHLVGARTHNLQSLSVDFAEGELVCITGVSGAGKSSLALDTLYAEGQRRFVESFSPYARQFLERLERPPMELLEPVAAGVAVDRRAPVKSSRSTVATLADVEAYLSALFTREAMPVCPDCGVEAVRTDARGAASALIAANPDVQVLLTWPLRIAGTAEFLEVRARLLKDGYHRLVVQGEVRELETLRPSEATDSAGIAQVVVDRVKLSSAQLSRVTQALEDAWARSEGEAMAFLPGGSSQRIRRGLVCPKCAREFEPARPGLFSYQSPTGACATCRGFGRTIGIDWDKVIPNPSLSLSQGAIRPWTGKTSEWERGMLLRYAQSKGIPLDRPWAQLTPAQRESVLQGEGDYDGGRVYPGVRAWFRWMESRTYKMHVRVLLSRYRAYSLCETCHGARLNAQARAYRVGELDLAAWHRLELSDACERLEALRTTTGQGELARRELSSRLRYLLRVGLGYLTLDRPARTLSGGEAQRVSLTAALGTSLTGALFVLDEPTVGLHPSDVVPLTEAMAELADRGNVTLVIEQDAHVIRSAHRVLELGPGAGRHGGKLCFDGTPEALAQRKDLPTGQLLAGTHEVPRTPRPRTGALHVRQARSHNLQGLSVSVPLGVLCTITGPSGSGKSTLMDEVLYRHLARRLGEKDVEAPGEVEALEGAEAVLSITFVDQSPLGRTSRGNAATYTKAWDRLRERFAAEPDAEVRGLTAAHFSFNVDKGRCEACSGEGYETVEMQFLADVALRCPVCRGRRFKEEVLAVQHQGFSVAQVLELTVDEVLKHFGEDAVLRRTLGPVAQLGLGYLSLGQPLSTLSGGEAQRLKLARALAGDTQGALFLIDEPSAGLHETDVRHVLAALHALVDRGASVIVVDHDLSVMRGSDWIIDLGPGGGRHGGRLVAEGTPQEVARAEGRTAEALRGKGTVSRRPVKVRGSGAAAPAIEVEHAREHNLQDVSCRIPLGKMTVVTGPSGSGKSSLAFDVVFAEGQRRFLETLTPYARQFLPTMPRPDVERISSIPPSVALEQRTSRAGATSTVATVTEVAHYLRLLFAKLGQPHCPNDDSPIASTTADALFAQLAAMKGDGTVLSPAVRARKGIYLDLFNAASRAGILTAIVDGEVAATDSPPRLAKTREHDIDLVLYEGKLAKLPRAVFDRALSWGQGALKVRGGKGETLLSTERTCPRCGTAVPELDPRWFSFNTKQGRCEACEGTGVAGGAEAIAEGHAAPCRTCQGSRLAPVPRAVRLEGARYHEVVSVSVTAALAQVQGWKFRGDRALIGEPSRQELVRRLEFLERVGLGYLSLDRAAATLSGGEMQRLRLSAQLGAGLTGALYVLDEPTIGLHPRDTHRLLANLRALVDTGSTVLVVEHDTDTIRAADHLLDLGPTGGRGGGRILAEGPPEEVLQREDSPTAKALQASQVRPPSSRGVPERWLELKGARAHNLKRVDLRLPVGRLNVVSGVSGSGKSTLIRQVLYPAMREALGLVASKPGPFDSLRGLEAFSRVMAVDQSPIGRTPRSVPATFLGIWDELRRTFAATPEAKVRGFGPARFSFNTAAGGRCTACEGQGAISHEMSFLPDVVTPCEVCGGARFDAATLEVRYHGLTIGEVLRLSADEAKEVFRALPKVAAPLECLSDLGVGYLQLGQGSNTLSGGEAQRLKLAAELTATSRHEPTLYVLDEPTTGLHLGDVERLITFLGRLVDRGDTLVVIEHHPSVIAAADHVVELGPDGGEAGGRIVAEGTPREVAKAKTATGRVLKALFSGTEERVPKAVRSR from the coding sequence ATGCATAAAACGCACCTCGTCGGAGCCCGCACCCACAACCTCCAGTCGCTCTCGGTGGACTTCGCCGAAGGAGAGCTTGTCTGCATCACCGGCGTCTCGGGGGCGGGCAAGTCGAGCCTGGCCCTGGACACCTTGTATGCCGAGGGGCAGCGGCGCTTCGTGGAGAGCTTCAGCCCGTATGCCCGCCAGTTCCTCGAGCGGCTGGAGCGGCCTCCCATGGAGCTGCTCGAGCCCGTGGCGGCGGGGGTGGCGGTGGACCGGCGCGCGCCCGTGAAGAGCTCCCGTTCCACGGTGGCCACGCTGGCCGACGTGGAGGCGTACCTCTCGGCCCTCTTCACCCGGGAGGCCATGCCGGTGTGCCCGGACTGTGGCGTGGAGGCGGTGCGGACGGATGCGCGGGGGGCCGCCTCGGCGCTCATCGCCGCGAACCCGGACGTCCAGGTGCTGCTCACCTGGCCGCTGCGCATCGCGGGCACCGCCGAGTTCCTGGAGGTGCGCGCCCGGCTGCTCAAGGACGGCTACCACCGGCTCGTCGTGCAGGGCGAGGTGCGGGAGTTGGAGACGCTGCGGCCCAGCGAGGCCACGGACTCGGCGGGCATTGCCCAGGTGGTGGTGGACCGGGTGAAGCTCTCGAGCGCGCAGCTCTCGCGCGTCACCCAGGCGCTGGAGGATGCGTGGGCCCGGAGCGAGGGCGAGGCCATGGCCTTCCTTCCCGGAGGGAGTTCCCAGCGCATCCGCCGGGGGCTCGTGTGTCCCAAGTGTGCGCGGGAGTTCGAGCCTGCTCGCCCAGGGCTCTTCAGCTACCAGTCCCCCACGGGCGCCTGTGCCACCTGCCGTGGGTTTGGGCGCACCATTGGCATCGACTGGGACAAGGTCATCCCCAATCCTTCGCTCAGCCTCTCGCAGGGGGCCATCCGCCCCTGGACGGGGAAGACCTCGGAGTGGGAGCGCGGCATGCTCCTGCGCTACGCGCAGAGCAAGGGCATTCCCCTGGACAGGCCGTGGGCGCAGTTGACGCCCGCGCAGCGCGAGAGCGTCCTGCAGGGAGAAGGGGACTACGACGGCGGCCGGGTCTATCCCGGCGTGCGCGCGTGGTTCCGGTGGATGGAGAGCCGCACGTACAAGATGCACGTGCGCGTGCTGCTCTCGCGCTACCGGGCCTATTCGCTCTGTGAGACGTGTCACGGGGCGCGGCTGAATGCGCAGGCCCGGGCCTACCGGGTGGGGGAACTGGATCTGGCGGCGTGGCACCGGCTGGAGTTGTCGGATGCCTGCGAGCGCCTGGAGGCCTTGCGCACCACCACCGGCCAGGGCGAGCTGGCGCGGCGGGAGCTCTCCAGCCGGTTGCGTTACCTGCTGCGCGTGGGCCTCGGCTACCTCACCCTGGACCGTCCCGCGCGCACGCTCTCCGGGGGCGAGGCGCAGCGCGTCTCCCTCACGGCGGCGCTTGGAACCTCGCTCACCGGGGCCCTCTTCGTGCTGGATGAGCCCACCGTGGGCCTGCACCCCAGCGACGTGGTGCCGCTCACGGAGGCGATGGCGGAGCTGGCCGATCGCGGGAACGTCACCCTTGTCATCGAGCAGGATGCCCATGTCATCCGCTCTGCCCACCGGGTGCTGGAGCTGGGGCCCGGGGCAGGGCGGCACGGCGGAAAGCTGTGCTTCGACGGGACGCCGGAGGCGCTCGCCCAGCGAAAGGACTTGCCCACGGGCCAGTTGCTGGCGGGCACGCACGAGGTGCCCCGGACGCCCCGCCCGCGCACGGGCGCGCTGCACGTCCGGCAGGCCCGGAGCCACAACCTTCAGGGGCTCTCCGTGAGCGTGCCGCTCGGGGTGCTGTGCACCATCACCGGCCCCAGCGGCTCCGGCAAGAGCACGCTGATGGACGAGGTGCTGTACCGGCACCTGGCGCGGCGGCTGGGGGAGAAGGATGTGGAGGCGCCCGGCGAGGTGGAGGCGTTGGAAGGGGCCGAGGCCGTGCTGTCCATCACCTTCGTGGACCAGTCTCCGCTGGGGCGCACCTCGCGCGGCAATGCCGCCACCTACACCAAGGCGTGGGACCGGCTGCGCGAGCGCTTCGCCGCGGAGCCAGACGCGGAGGTGCGGGGCCTCACCGCCGCCCACTTCTCCTTCAACGTGGACAAGGGACGCTGTGAGGCGTGCTCGGGCGAGGGGTACGAGACGGTCGAGATGCAGTTCCTGGCCGATGTGGCCTTGCGCTGTCCCGTCTGCCGGGGCCGCCGTTTCAAGGAGGAGGTGCTGGCCGTCCAGCACCAGGGCTTCAGCGTGGCGCAGGTGCTGGAGCTGACGGTGGACGAGGTGTTGAAGCACTTCGGGGAGGATGCCGTGTTGCGGCGCACCCTGGGGCCCGTGGCGCAGCTCGGCCTGGGGTACCTGTCGCTGGGCCAGCCCCTCTCCACGTTGTCCGGCGGGGAAGCCCAACGGTTGAAGCTTGCCCGGGCCCTGGCGGGGGACACCCAGGGGGCGCTCTTCCTCATCGATGAGCCCAGCGCGGGGCTCCATGAGACCGATGTCCGCCACGTGCTTGCGGCCCTGCATGCGCTCGTGGATCGCGGGGCCAGCGTCATCGTCGTGGACCATGATCTGTCCGTCATGCGGGGCTCGGACTGGATCATCGATCTGGGGCCGGGCGGCGGCCGTCATGGAGGCCGGTTGGTGGCCGAGGGCACCCCCCAGGAGGTGGCCCGGGCAGAAGGCCGCACCGCGGAGGCGCTGCGGGGGAAGGGGACCGTGTCCCGCCGTCCGGTGAAGGTCCGGGGCTCGGGCGCGGCGGCGCCCGCCATCGAGGTAGAGCATGCGCGCGAGCACAACCTCCAGGACGTCTCCTGCCGCATCCCCTTGGGGAAGATGACGGTGGTCACCGGGCCCAGCGGGTCGGGCAAGAGTTCGCTGGCGTTCGACGTGGTGTTCGCCGAGGGCCAGCGCCGCTTCCTGGAGACGCTCACGCCCTATGCGCGGCAATTCCTGCCCACCATGCCCCGGCCGGACGTGGAGCGCATCAGCAGCATTCCTCCCTCGGTGGCGCTGGAGCAGCGCACCTCGCGGGCGGGCGCGACCAGCACCGTGGCCACCGTCACCGAGGTGGCCCACTACCTGCGTCTGCTCTTCGCCAAGCTGGGCCAGCCGCATTGCCCCAACGATGACTCGCCCATCGCTTCCACCACCGCGGACGCGCTCTTCGCGCAGCTGGCCGCGATGAAGGGAGATGGCACGGTGCTCTCCCCGGCGGTCCGGGCGCGCAAGGGCATCTATCTGGACCTCTTCAATGCCGCTTCCCGCGCGGGCATCCTCACCGCCATCGTGGATGGCGAGGTGGCCGCCACGGACAGCCCACCCCGGTTGGCGAAGACGCGCGAGCACGACATCGATCTGGTGCTCTACGAGGGCAAGCTGGCGAAGCTGCCTCGGGCGGTGTTCGACCGGGCGCTGAGCTGGGGGCAGGGGGCCCTGAAAGTCCGGGGCGGGAAGGGCGAGACGTTGCTGTCCACCGAGCGCACGTGCCCCCGGTGTGGCACGGCGGTGCCGGAGCTGGACCCGCGCTGGTTCTCCTTCAACACGAAGCAGGGCCGCTGCGAGGCGTGTGAGGGCACGGGCGTGGCGGGGGGGGCCGAGGCCATCGCGGAGGGGCATGCGGCTCCGTGCCGCACGTGTCAGGGCTCCCGGCTGGCACCGGTGCCCCGGGCGGTCCGGTTGGAGGGGGCGCGCTACCACGAGGTGGTGAGCGTCTCCGTCACCGCGGCGCTGGCCCAGGTGCAGGGCTGGAAGTTCCGCGGAGACCGGGCGCTCATCGGCGAGCCCTCACGGCAGGAGCTTGTCCGCCGGTTGGAGTTCCTGGAGCGGGTGGGGCTGGGCTACCTCTCCCTGGATCGTGCTGCGGCGACGTTGTCGGGAGGCGAGATGCAGCGGCTGCGGCTGTCCGCCCAGCTGGGCGCGGGGCTGACGGGCGCGCTGTATGTCCTGGATGAGCCCACCATCGGCCTGCACCCGCGCGACACCCACCGGTTGCTGGCGAATCTGCGGGCGCTCGTGGACACCGGCTCGACCGTGCTCGTCGTGGAGCACGACACGGACACCATCCGGGCCGCGGATCACCTCCTCGATCTGGGACCCACGGGAGGACGGGGCGGGGGGCGCATCCTCGCGGAAGGGCCTCCGGAAGAGGTGCTTCAGCGCGAGGACTCTCCGACCGCCAAGGCCCTTCAGGCCTCCCAGGTGCGTCCGCCATCGTCTCGCGGAGTCCCCGAGCGGTGGCTGGAGCTCAAGGGGGCCCGCGCCCACAACCTGAAGCGCGTGGATCTGCGGCTGCCCGTGGGAAGGCTCAATGTGGTGTCGGGCGTGTCGGGATCGGGCAAGAGCACCCTCATCCGGCAGGTGCTCTATCCGGCGATGCGCGAGGCGCTCGGGTTGGTGGCGTCGAAGCCTGGGCCGTTCGATTCACTCCGAGGCCTGGAGGCTTTCTCCCGGGTGATGGCGGTGGACCAGTCTCCGATTGGGCGCACGCCTCGCTCGGTGCCTGCGACGTTCCTGGGCATCTGGGACGAGCTGCGCCGGACCTTCGCGGCCACCCCGGAGGCGAAGGTGCGGGGATTTGGCCCCGCGCGCTTCTCCTTTAATACAGCCGCCGGGGGCCGGTGCACGGCCTGCGAAGGGCAGGGCGCGATCTCCCATGAGATGTCGTTCCTCCCGGACGTGGTGACGCCGTGTGAGGTGTGTGGCGGAGCCCGCTTCGATGCGGCCACGCTGGAGGTTCGCTACCACGGCCTCACCATCGGTGAGGTGCTGCGCCTGTCCGCGGATGAGGCGAAGGAGGTGTTCCGGGCGCTGCCCAAGGTGGCCGCGCCGCTGGAGTGCCTCTCGGACCTTGGGGTGGGGTACCTCCAGCTCGGACAGGGCTCCAATACGCTCTCGGGAGGGGAAGCTCAGCGGCTGAAGCTGGCGGCCGAACTGACCGCCACCTCGCGCCATGAGCCCACCTTGTATGTGCTGGACGAGCCGACCACGGGGCTTCACCTGGGGGATGTGGAGCGGCTCATCACGTTCCTGGGACGGCTGGTGGACCGGGGGGACACGCTCGTCGTCATCGAGCATCACCCCTCGGTGATCGCCGCGGCGGACCACGTGGTCGAGCTGGGGCCCGATGGGGGCGAGGCGGGCGGACGCATCGTGGCGGAGGGCACTCCTCGCGAGGTCGCGAAGGCGAAGACCGCGACGGGGCGGGTGCTCAAGGCGCTGTTCTCCGGAACGGAGGAGCGGGTTCCCAAGGCGGTTCGGAGCCGCTGA